CCGACTACCAGGCAGCGCATCCCGATCAAAAGCTCGGTCCGATCGCCGTGAACCAGATCGTGCACCAGTCGAATGACCGCCTGGCGCATGACGTCGAGGTCTGCGTGAAGCACCAGGTGCCGATCATCATTTCCTCGCTGCGCGCGCCGCCGCAGGAGATGCTGGATGCGGTGCACGCCTACGGCGGCATCGTGCTGCACGACGTGGTCTCGATCCGCCATGCCGAGAAGGCGCTGGAAGCGGGCGTCGACGGCCTGATCCTGGTCGCGGCCGGCGCCGGCGGCCATGCGGGGGCTTTGTCGCCGTTCGCGCTGGTGGGGGAGGTGCGCAAGTTCTTCGACGGTCCGATCGCCCTGTCCGGTGCAATCGCCACCGGCGACGCGATCCTGGCGGCGCAGGCCATGGGCGCCGACTTCGCCTACATCGGCTCGCGCTGGCTGGCGACCAGGGAATCGAACGTCAGCGAGGCCTACCGCGACGCGATCGTGGACTCGAGCGCGGCGGACGTCGTGTACACCAACCTGTTTACGGGCGTGCACGGCAACTACCTGAAAAAATCGATCGTGGCGGCCGGGCTGGATCCGGACAACCTGCCGGTGTCGGACAAGAGCAAGATGAGTTTCGGCGCCGGCAGCGCCAAGGCCTGGCGCGACATCTGGGGCGCGGGGCAGGGCGTCGGGTTGATGGACGATGTGCCGACGGTGGCGGAGATGGTGGAGCGGTTGAAACAGCAGTATCAGGCGGCCAGGGAAAGACTGGGCCTGAAGGCGTGAGTTAGCCGGCGAGCCGTCGTCCCCGCGCAGGCGGGGACCCGAGTTCGGCGATCAGCGCGAACGTGTAAAGGCTATTTCACGTAAACCTGGGTTCCCGCCTGCGCGGGAACGACGTTCAAACGCGGTTTCGGCCGCGCGCCTCAAGCCGCGGGCGCCGCCGGCGGTGCTTCCTCCACCTGCTTGTCTTCTTCCTTGATCACCCACAGCCCCGGCAGGTTACGCCAGTAGCCATGCGCATCCATGCCGAAGCCGACCACGAACTTGTTCGGGATGGTCAAGCCGACGATATCCGCCTGCACCGGCTTCTTGCGGCCCAGGTCCTTGTCGGCGAACACGGCCAGGATCACCTCGGCCGCGCCCATGTCGAGCAGGCGCTGCTTCACGTGGGCCAGGGTCTCGCCTTCGTCGAGGATGTCGTCGACCACGATGATGGTGCGGCCCGCCACGTTCTGGCGCGGAATCACCTTCCACACGACTTCACCGCCGCGGTCCAGGTCGCCGTAGCGGGTGACGTGGATGTAGTCGAATTCGAGCGGGAAGCTGAGTTGCGGCAGCAGGTGGCCGGTGAAGACCACCGCGCCACCCATCACGCCCAGCACCAGCGGGAAGGCGCCGATGGCGTCGTTGTCGAAACGTGCGTTCAGCACGTCGGCGACATTGCGCACCGCGGTCTGGACGGTGTCGGCGCTGACGAGTTCTTCGGCACGGGAGAGCAGTTCGCGGGCGCGGTTGTAGTGGAAATCCTGTTCTTGCATAGTTTATCGTGAGAAAAAGAATTCAAGTCCGATTATCCGTCAGAATGCCGCCGGCTGCGATTCGCTTGCTCCGGGCAGATCGACAGATTGATGTTCCAACGCAATCAGGCTCCTGCGCCACATCCGGACAGAGGGGCGTATCATACGCAGATTGGAGAATCCACAACACATAAAAATCCCGAATATGTCAGCAACCGACACCACTGCCCTGCGCGCCGAACGTCTTGCCCAGCTGCGCGCCGCGATGGCGCGCCACCAGGTCGACGCCTTCATCGTTCCCTCCGCCGACCCGCACCTGTCCGAGTACCTGCCCGGGCGCTGGAAAGGGCGCGAATGGCTGTCGGGCTTCACCGGCTCGGTCGGCACCTTCATCGCCACCCGGGATGTCGCCGGCGTCTGGACCGACGGCCGCTATTACACCCAGGCCGAGCAGGAACTGGCGGGCACCGAGATCCGCCTGATGAAGATCCCGTCGGGCGCCAGCCTGCTGCACATCGACTGGCTGGCCGACACCATGCAGCCCGGCCAGACCGTCGCCGTCGACGCCCGCGTGCTGGGCCTGGCCGTGGCGCGCCTGCTGGAAGACGCATTGACGGCGCGCGGCGTCAAGCTGCGCACGGATCTCGACCTGCTGGACGAGATCTGGAGCGACCGTCCCGGCCTGCCGCCCGAGGCCGTGTACGAGCACGAGGCGCCCTACGCCTGCACCTCGCGCGCCGACAAGCTGCACGCGACCCGCAACGCGATGGCGAAACTGGGCGCCGAGCGCCATTTCATCTCGACCCTGGACGACATCGCCTACCTGTTCAACCTGCGCGGCGCCGACGTCAGCTACAACCCGGTGTTCGTGGCCCATGCGCTGGTCGAGCCGTCGGGCGCGACGCTGTTCGTCGCCGAGGGCAAGATCCCGGCCGCGCTGCGCGAGCGCCTGGCGCAGGATGGCGTGCGCGTCGCCCCGTACGACCAGGCGGCCCGGGCCTTGGCCGCGCTACCGGCGGACAGCGCCCTGCTGCTCGATCCGCGCCGCGTCACCGCCGGCATGCGCCAGGCCGTACCCGCGGGCGTGCGCGTGGTCGAGGCGATCAACCCGACCACCTTCGCCAAGTCGCGCAAGCTGCCGCCCGAAGCCGACCACGTGCGCGACGCCATGGAGCAGGACGGCGCGGCCCTGTGCGAATTCTTCGCCTGGCTCGAACCGACCCTGCTTGATGCCGACCGCGCGCCGCTCACCGAGCTCATGATCGACGAGCAGATCACCGCGGCGCGCGCGCGCCGTCCGGGCTTCGTGAGCCCCAGCTTCGGCACCATCGCCGGCTTCAACGCCAACGGCGCGATCATGCATTACCGCGCCACGCCCGAGAACCATGCCGTGATCGAGGGCGACGGCCTGCTGCTGATCGACTCGGGCGGCCAGTACCTGGGCGGCACCACCGACATCACCCGCGTGGTCCCGGTCGGCACGGCATCAAGCGCGCAGAAGCGCGACTTCACGCTGGTGCTGAAAGGGATGATCAACCTGTCGGTGGCGCGCTTCCCGCGCGGCACCCGCGGCCCGATGCTGGACGCCCTGGCGCGTGCGCCGATCTGGGCCGCCGGCATCGACTACGGCCACGGCACCGGCCACGGCGTCGGCTACTTCATGAACGTGCACGAAGGCCCGCAGGTGATCTCGCCGACCGCCATGCCCGAGCCGCACACCGCGATCGAGCCGGGCATGATCACCTCGAACGAGCCGGGCATCTACCGCCCCGGCCACTGGGGCATCCGCATCGAGAACCTGGTGCTGGCCCAGGTGGCCGAGACCACGGAGTTCGGCGAGTTCCTCGGCTTCGAAACGCTGACCCTGTGCCCGATCGACACCCGCTGCATCGACATGTCCCTGATGCGCGGCGACGAGGTCGCGTGGCTGAACGACTACCACCGCAGCGTGCGCGCACGCCTGCTGCCGCTGGTCGACGGCGCCGCGCGCGACTGGCTCGAACAACGTACCCGGGAGATCTGAGATGGCAGCCGGCGTCCGTTCCACCCGCGCCAGCGCCGCCGTCGATCGGCTCAAGCGGCGCACCGGCATCACCACCTATTCGATGGCGCGCACCGGCGCCGGCCACTTCTTCCTGGCGGAGAAGGCCGGCGCGCCGCCGCTGTGCCCACCGATGGAGCTGGACGACTTCGTGAAGTTCGTCGACGGCCTCGGACCGCAACCGGAAAAGCGCATCACCAAGAACGATGCCGCTTTCGAAAAGCAGCTGGTGCGCAAGAAGCCGTGAATCCGGCCACAACGCATGGCTCCGTGCTGACCTTGCCGGACCTGGTCAATCTCTATTGGTCGCAGGCCGAACTGCAGACCAATGCCCTGGTCCTGCTGCACCTGCTCGGCGCGCTGCTGCTGGGGCTCCTGGTCGGCTACGAGCGCTCCTATCACGGGCGCGCCGCCGGCATGCGTACCTATGGCCTGGTGTGCATGGCGTCCTGCGCCTTGACCATCATCGCCGGCTACCCGAACTCCTGGTATGGCGGGCATGGCGCCGCCGTGGCCCTGGTCGATCCGACCCGCGTGATCCAGGGCGTGGTCACCGGCATCGGTTTCCTCGGCGCCGGCGTGATCATGCGCTCGGGCTTCAACATCAGCGGACTGACCACCGCGGCCTCGATCTGGGCCTCGTCGGTGATCGGCATCATGGTCGGCGTCGGCTTCTACATGGCGGCGATGGGCCTGGCCTTTTTCTCCGCGATGATCATGATCTACCTGAACCGCGCGGTCAGCATGCTGCCGTCGCGCCAGGCGGTGGCGGTGACGCTGCGCTTCAAGCCCGGCGTACGGCCCCAGGAAGAGGTGCTGCGCAAGCAGGCGCTGGAGCGCGGCTACGAGATCGCCGGCGGTTCGCTCACCATCGGCAGCGACAAGGGCTGCCAGGAATGGCGCTTCGTCGCGCTGGCGCTGGCCAACCATGCGGGCGCACCGCTGTCCTCGCTGGCCTCGGAGCTGTCCGGCTTCGAGGGCGTGGACGGCTTCCTGCTCTCGCATGCCCGCAACTGATAGGAAAATCATCATGAACGCCCAGCAAGTACTCGATTTCTGGTTCGGCGCGCCCGGCAGCGAGACTGCCGGCCAGCCGCGCCGCGAATGGTTCGTCAAGAGCGAGGCCTTCGACGAACAGATCCGGCGCATGTTCGGCGCGGCCATCGACCAGGCCGTCGCCGGCGGCCTGCGCGAATGGGATGCCGAGGGGCCGCAGGGCGTGCTCGCGCGCATCCTCGTGCTCGACCAGTTCACCCGCAACGCCTACCGCAACACGCCGCGTTCCTTCGAAGGCGATCCGCTGGCGCTGGCCGCCGCGCGCCAGCTGGTCGACAGCGGGGCGGACAAGGAGCTGCCGCCCTGGCAGCGCTCCTTCGTCTACATGCCTTTCGAGCACGCCGAGGACGCCTTCATGCAGGAGCGCGCGGTCGAGCTGTTCTCGGTGCTGGCCGCCGACCATCCGGGCTTCGACGAATCGCTCGACTATGCGCACCGCCACCGCGGCATCATCGCGCGTTTCGGCCGCTTCCCGCACCGTAACGAGATCCTCGGCCGCGCCTCGACCCCGGAAGAGATCGAATTCCTGCGCCAGCCCGGCTCCCGCTTCTGATGAGCGCAAGCCTGAATATCGTTGGCGCCGGCCACGTGGGCCGCGCGCTGGGCCGCCTGTTCGCCGCGCGCGGCGTGCTGCCGGTGCAGGATGTGCTGACCCGTTCGCACGCCAGCGCGCAGGCGGCGGTGGCCTTCATTGGCGCCGGGCGCGTGGTCGATGCGGTGGAGGCGCTGCGGCCGGCGTCCGTCTGGATGCTGGCCGTGCTCGATGACCGCATCGCCGGCGTGGCGCAGCAACTGGCCGCGCGCGGCGATCTGGCCGGTGCGGTGGTGTTCCATTGCAGCGGCGCCAAGGCGTCTTCCGAGCTCGAACCCCTGCGCGCGGCTGGCGCCCTGGTCGCCAGCGTGCACCCGGTGCGCAGCTTCGCCGATCCCCGGCAGGTGGCCGATGCCTTCGACGGCACCTTCTGCGGCGTCGAAGGCGACCCGGAGGCGCTGGCCGTCCTGACGCCGGCCTTCGCGGCGATCGGCGCGCGCGTGGTCCCGATCGATGCCAGCGCCAAGACCGTGTATCACGCCGCCTCCGTGTTCGCCTCGAACTACCTCACCACGGTGCTCGACGCCGCCCTGCGCGCCTACCAGGCGGCCGGTATTCCGGCCGAGGTGGCGCGCGAGCTGGCGCGGCCGCTGGCGAGCGAGACCCTGGCCAACGTGTTCCGCCTGGGACCGGAAACCGCGCTGTCCGGCCCGATCGCGCGCGGCGACGCCGCCACCGTGGCGCGCCAGCAGGACGCCGTGAACGCCTGGGATCCGGCTACCGGCGCCTTGTACGAGGCGCTGGCGGCCGCGACCTGGGACCTGGCGCGGCGCCGCAACATTCACTCATAGGAGAAGCAAGATGCGCTTGACTGCGTGGGCGACGCTGGCCGTGCTCGGCGTGTATTTCTGGACCGGCGTGATGGCCGGCCTGGCCAGGGCGAAATATAAAGTGCCGGCGCCGGCGATGGATGGCCCGCTGCCGTTCCAGAGCGCGCAGCGGGTCCAGGCCAACACCCTCGAGCAGCTGCCGCTGGTGCTGGCGCCGCTATGGCTGTGCGGGATGTATCTGGGCGATACCTGGGCGGCAGCCGGCGGATTGCTGTGGTGCGTCGGGCGCATCCTGTATGCGCTGGGCTATTACCGCGACCCATCGAAACGCGAAGCCGGCTTCGTCATCGGCATGCTGGCGTGCGGCGCCTTGGTGGCCGGCAGCGCGCTCGGATTGCTGTTGCACTAGAGCAAAACCTTCACTTGGTTTCGTGACAAAGTTCCCGTAGTGCAATAAGCTGGACGTCTACGACCATGGAGGATCGCATGCTGTTTTTGAAGAGTACCAGCGTCACCAAAGCGCCCGGCATTTACGAAGTCGACGTTGCCGCCAAACCGCCGGGCAAAACCTTCGGCGTCTTCATGGCCACCGACCCGGACAATCAGCCGAACGCCGTGCTGGCCGCGCTGCAAGAACTTGGCTTCGCGAACACCTACCAGCAGAGCTATGTCCACAAAGACAAAGGCAAGGTGCTCGACCTGCATTTCCAGAAAGACGGCAGCGACCTGTTCAAGGGCTGGAAGGCCGACGAATGCGCGACCAACCTGGCGGCGCTGGATGCGCTGTTTGGCAATTACGGTATTGCGGTGACGCCAAGGGTCATGAGCCTGGCCGAAGCCTACGCTTGAGGAGCCCCGCAAACCTGCTGCGCGTTGCAGTTTCGTTCTGCGATGCTCGCTGTACGCTCGTACAGCTGCGCTTCTCAAACGAAACTGCGGCCGCTCGCTACGGTTTTCGAGGCTCCTTACCTTAATTTACTTGAACGTGATAAAGCGCCCACGGACAAGCGGCAAACCGCTGCGCCAGCGGCTGTGCGGCCATCTCCGGCACCCGGTCGGCGTCGTACACCGCCCATAGCGGCCCTAGTCCCCCCAGCGGCATCGCCTTGCCGTCCACCTGCGTGGCGACGATGAAGCGCCGCGCGCGCGCCTGCGCCAGCGGCAGCTCGACGTTGTAGCCGTCCACCGCGCGCAGCACCAGCACCGTCTTGTCCCCCAGCGTGGCGCCGGCGCGCGCCAGCACGTCCACCAGCAGCGGGCCGCGGAGCAGGTGCGGCTTGCTGTCATATTCCAGGGTCGGACGGATCGTCAGCGCCGGCAGCGTCCGTAGGGCGGCATCGTCGAACACGTAGGCCTTGCGGAAGGACACGCCGTGCTTGTGCATCATCTGGTCGAGCACCGGGTCGAAGGGACCGCGATTGGCGCGGGCGATGTTGCCGGTAACCGTCAGCAGGGCAGGGCCATCCGGCGGTGCGGGCCGGGAGGCGCCTGCGGCCTGGCCGGCGAGCGGAAGGGCGCCGGCCGCTGCCGCCGCGCCGAGGAACTGGCGTTTGTTCATGCGAAAATGTCCTGTCGATGGGATTGCGCCATCATAACGTTCACTCCCGCCCATTGTCCCAAGCTTACATGGATCTGTTTCCCCTGGATACCGGCCTGCAGCCGATCCCGATCGAGGATGGCGAACTGGCGCTGCTGCCGCAACTCCCTCTGCCGCTCGGCAATGCCGAGATATTCGAACGCCTGCTGCGCGACACGCCCTGGCGCCATGAGACGGTGGTCGTGTACGGCAAGCGCCATCTGCAGCCGCGCCTGACAGCCTGGTACGGCGAAGCCGGCTATACCTATTCCGGCCTGCGCCTGGCGCCGATGCCATTGACCCCGTTGCTCGCGGAATTGCGCGGCGCGGTGGAAGCCGCCACCGGCCAGCGCTACAACAGCGTGCTGCTGAACTACTACCGCGATGGCGCCGACAGCATGGGCATGCACAGCGACGACGAGCCGGAACTGGGGCCGCGTCCGGCCATCGCCTCGCTCAGCTATGGCGCCACCCGGACCTTTATCCTGCGCCACAAGCAGAGTAAAAGGACGCTGAAATTCGCGCTCGCCGACGGTAATCTGTTACTGATGGCAGGTGTCCTTCAGCAACACTGGCTGCACGGGATCAACAAGACTGCAAAACCAACCGGACCCCGCCTCAACCTCACTTTTCGTTACATCGCCTAATATCTAGGCAACTGCTGTCAATATCGGCCATTTTATTAATGAATAATGGGTCATTAAGTTACATCTGATTACAGTTCTTACGAAATGGCCACTGACTTAAGTATTTGCCACCTGTTATCTTGACCACATCGCGATTCACTTTGCATCGCGAATCAGTCACACCAGATAAAGGATGCCGAATATGAAAAAGCTCATCGTTGCACTGATCGCAGGCGCTGCCGCCATGTCCGCAGCACAAGCCCAGAATTTCACCGATAACCCGCACGCCTACGTCGGCGCAGGTGTCAGCTCCGCCAAGAACGTCCAGCTGGATGAATACAAGGCAAACGGCAAGATCTACGGCGGCTACGAATTCAATCGCACCTGGGCTGCTGAAGCCGGCTACACCGATTTCGGTACCAATACTTTTGCCAACGGCAACACCAAAGGCGACAGCTACTACGTGGCAGCCAAGGCAACCATGCCGATCAACGAGCAGTTCTCGGCCTACGGCAAGCTGGGCGTCGAGCACAGCCAGCGCAAGCTGAACACCACCGGCCTGGAACTGAGCAGCAACGACACCGGCGCCTACGGTGCCCTGGGCGTCCAGTACAAGCTGAACCAGCAAGTTGCACTGACCGCCGAGTACGAGCGCTACGGCAAAGAGAAGGATTTCGGCGCCAAGTCGAACGTCTGGACCGTCGGCGCGCACTACAACTTCTAAGCGCGTAGGGTGGGCACAATGTGCCCACGTACGTAAAACGGGGCCTTCGCGTGAACTGAACCCCAAAAGTTGGACACCAACTTTTGGGGTTTTTTCATGACGAAGTACGATGAGCGGTTCAAGCTCAAGATTGTCCAGGAATACTTGGTCAAGCGAAGGGGCAGCAAGACCTTAGCGAGGAAGTACGGTTGTCAACGTTCATCTGTAGAGCACTGGGTCAGCTTGTATCGTGTGCATGGCAAGGACGGACTCAAGAAGAAGCACAGCTCGTATAGTGCGGAGTTCAAGCTGTCGGTGCTGCAGCACATGTGGGACAATGAGCTGTCATTCGGCCAAACAGCAGCTGCTTTCAAT
This window of the Massilia sp. WG5 genome carries:
- a CDS encoding aminopeptidase P family protein encodes the protein MSATDTTALRAERLAQLRAAMARHQVDAFIVPSADPHLSEYLPGRWKGREWLSGFTGSVGTFIATRDVAGVWTDGRYYTQAEQELAGTEIRLMKIPSGASLLHIDWLADTMQPGQTVAVDARVLGLAVARLLEDALTARGVKLRTDLDLLDEIWSDRPGLPPEAVYEHEAPYACTSRADKLHATRNAMAKLGAERHFISTLDDIAYLFNLRGADVSYNPVFVAHALVEPSGATLFVAEGKIPAALRERLAQDGVRVAPYDQAARALAALPADSALLLDPRRVTAGMRQAVPAGVRVVEAINPTTFAKSRKLPPEADHVRDAMEQDGAALCEFFAWLEPTLLDADRAPLTELMIDEQITAARARRPGFVSPSFGTIAGFNANGAIMHYRATPENHAVIEGDGLLLIDSGGQYLGGTTDITRVVPVGTASSAQKRDFTLVLKGMINLSVARFPRGTRGPMLDALARAPIWAAGIDYGHGTGHGVGYFMNVHEGPQVISPTAMPEPHTAIEPGMITSNEPGIYRPGHWGIRIENLVLAQVAETTEFGEFLGFETLTLCPIDTRCIDMSLMRGDEVAWLNDYHRSVRARLLPLVDGAARDWLEQRTREI
- a CDS encoding porin family protein, producing the protein MKKLIVALIAGAAAMSAAQAQNFTDNPHAYVGAGVSSAKNVQLDEYKANGKIYGGYEFNRTWAAEAGYTDFGTNTFANGNTKGDSYYVAAKATMPINEQFSAYGKLGVEHSQRKLNTTGLELSSNDTGAYGALGVQYKLNQQVALTAEYERYGKEKDFGAKSNVWTVGAHYNF
- a CDS encoding hypoxanthine-guanine phosphoribosyltransferase, with the translated sequence MQEQDFHYNRARELLSRAEELVSADTVQTAVRNVADVLNARFDNDAIGAFPLVLGVMGGAVVFTGHLLPQLSFPLEFDYIHVTRYGDLDRGGEVVWKVIPRQNVAGRTIIVVDDILDEGETLAHVKQRLLDMGAAEVILAVFADKDLGRKKPVQADIVGLTIPNKFVVGFGMDAHGYWRNLPGLWVIKEEDKQVEEAPPAAPAA
- a CDS encoding Rossmann-like and DUF2520 domain-containing protein, which encodes MSASLNIVGAGHVGRALGRLFAARGVLPVQDVLTRSHASAQAAVAFIGAGRVVDAVEALRPASVWMLAVLDDRIAGVAQQLAARGDLAGAVVFHCSGAKASSELEPLRAAGALVASVHPVRSFADPRQVADAFDGTFCGVEGDPEALAVLTPAFAAIGARVVPIDASAKTVYHAASVFASNYLTTVLDAALRAYQAAGIPAEVARELARPLASETLANVFRLGPETALSGPIARGDAATVARQQDAVNAWDPATGALYEALAAATWDLARRRNIHS
- a CDS encoding MgtC/SapB family protein — translated: MNPATTHGSVLTLPDLVNLYWSQAELQTNALVLLHLLGALLLGLLVGYERSYHGRAAGMRTYGLVCMASCALTIIAGYPNSWYGGHGAAVALVDPTRVIQGVVTGIGFLGAGVIMRSGFNISGLTTAASIWASSVIGIMVGVGFYMAAMGLAFFSAMIMIYLNRAVSMLPSRQAVAVTLRFKPGVRPQEEVLRKQALERGYEIAGGSLTIGSDKGCQEWRFVALALANHAGAPLSSLASELSGFEGVDGFLLSHARN
- a CDS encoding MAPEG family protein — protein: MRLTAWATLAVLGVYFWTGVMAGLARAKYKVPAPAMDGPLPFQSAQRVQANTLEQLPLVLAPLWLCGMYLGDTWAAAGGLLWCVGRILYALGYYRDPSKREAGFVIGMLACGALVAGSALGLLLH
- a CDS encoding molybdopterin-dependent oxidoreductase, coding for MNKRQFLGAAAAAGALPLAGQAAGASRPAPPDGPALLTVTGNIARANRGPFDPVLDQMMHKHGVSFRKAYVFDDAALRTLPALTIRPTLEYDSKPHLLRGPLLVDVLARAGATLGDKTVLVLRAVDGYNVELPLAQARARRFIVATQVDGKAMPLGGLGPLWAVYDADRVPEMAAQPLAQRFAACPWALYHVQVN
- a CDS encoding nitronate monooxygenase family protein, producing the protein MALPTVLQDLSLPVIASPMFIASGPALVAAQCKAGIVGSFPALNARPAEQLDVWLTELQRELADYQAAHPDQKLGPIAVNQIVHQSNDRLAHDVEVCVKHQVPIIISSLRAPPQEMLDAVHAYGGIVLHDVVSIRHAEKALEAGVDGLILVAAGAGGHAGALSPFALVGEVRKFFDGPIALSGAIATGDAILAAQAMGADFAYIGSRWLATRESNVSEAYRDAIVDSSAADVVYTNLFTGVHGNYLKKSIVAAGLDPDNLPVSDKSKMSFGAGSAKAWRDIWGAGQGVGLMDDVPTVAEMVERLKQQYQAARERLGLKA
- a CDS encoding alpha-ketoglutarate-dependent dioxygenase AlkB yields the protein MDLFPLDTGLQPIPIEDGELALLPQLPLPLGNAEIFERLLRDTPWRHETVVVYGKRHLQPRLTAWYGEAGYTYSGLRLAPMPLTPLLAELRGAVEAATGQRYNSVLLNYYRDGADSMGMHSDDEPELGPRPAIASLSYGATRTFILRHKQSKRTLKFALADGNLLLMAGVLQQHWLHGINKTAKPTGPRLNLTFRYIA
- a CDS encoding DUF924 family protein, encoding MNAQQVLDFWFGAPGSETAGQPRREWFVKSEAFDEQIRRMFGAAIDQAVAGGLREWDAEGPQGVLARILVLDQFTRNAYRNTPRSFEGDPLALAAARQLVDSGADKELPPWQRSFVYMPFEHAEDAFMQERAVELFSVLAADHPGFDESLDYAHRHRGIIARFGRFPHRNEILGRASTPEEIEFLRQPGSRF